In Halorubrum sp. BV1, the following proteins share a genomic window:
- a CDS encoding ATPase, T2SS/T4P/T4SS family: MTLDRTAFSRLGEESLRSLPWTDGDAPDCRCDPTFREPVGTGVDDRVVLAVDADECPGRGDLAASPDCLSTVVTALTDRDADVIRTHHGGRERTYAGRAAACLLAAGRFREQVAFHETRLADRVCRDPVGAASEADGRAGAPRRIAAESGLSEVVAGADETADVLRAHAAPRLAAARVASEPPPRAALVDRWDLTTGATVRLYEGDRTLRTYHLTPPSADLDDEAIARLAAAKDRLLDDPVGGDRAPGRAVRAIAVEGDPIPTLVDVLRRHTRGYGVFEHVFADDRVSDATLTAPVTENPLRVVVDGERCRTNVRLPPEGAATLASRLRRTSGRGFSRASPTLDATLETDAGRVRVAATTPPASDGLSFAFRRGDPDAWTLARLVDVETITADAAGLVSVAVERGVTGLVAGGRGAGKTTALGSLLWELPPATRSVLIEDTPELPAAALADAGRDAQRLRVGDGAEPSPREAVRTALRLGGGSIVVGEVRGEEARALYEAMRVGATGETVLGTIHGEDPAAVKERVVTDLKVPASSFAATDLVVLLDDHEVDVIAEVVDRNGDAQFEPLYERTGAGLAATGRIDRGESRLVGSLAGPDESYAEVRAAIARRAERVATAVRRRRLAPSRYVGVDAANRGIGASSRDTDAPNGGTPR, encoded by the coding sequence GTCGGAACGGGCGTCGACGACCGCGTCGTGCTCGCGGTCGACGCGGACGAGTGTCCGGGTCGCGGCGACCTCGCTGCCAGTCCCGACTGCCTCTCGACCGTGGTCACGGCGCTGACGGACCGCGACGCGGACGTGATCCGGACCCATCACGGCGGGCGAGAACGGACCTACGCTGGCCGTGCCGCCGCGTGTCTGCTCGCCGCCGGTCGGTTCCGCGAACAGGTCGCGTTCCACGAGACGCGGCTCGCGGACCGGGTATGCCGAGATCCGGTCGGGGCCGCCAGCGAGGCCGACGGTCGCGCTGGCGCGCCGAGGCGGATCGCCGCCGAATCTGGTCTGTCCGAGGTGGTTGCGGGCGCTGACGAGACCGCCGACGTCCTCCGCGCGCACGCCGCCCCCCGGCTCGCAGCCGCGCGCGTGGCGTCCGAGCCGCCGCCACGGGCCGCTCTCGTCGATCGGTGGGATCTCACTACCGGCGCGACGGTACGACTGTACGAAGGCGACCGGACCCTGCGGACGTATCACCTCACGCCACCTTCGGCCGACCTCGATGACGAGGCGATCGCGCGGCTCGCGGCGGCCAAAGACCGGCTCCTCGACGATCCGGTCGGCGGCGACAGGGCACCGGGACGGGCCGTCCGGGCGATCGCGGTCGAGGGGGACCCGATTCCCACGCTCGTCGACGTGCTTCGGCGGCACACCCGAGGATACGGGGTGTTCGAGCACGTTTTCGCAGACGACCGCGTGAGCGACGCCACGCTGACCGCTCCGGTCACCGAGAACCCGCTCCGCGTGGTCGTCGACGGAGAGCGCTGCAGAACGAACGTTCGGCTCCCCCCGGAGGGTGCCGCCACGCTGGCCTCTCGGCTCCGGCGGACGAGCGGCCGGGGGTTCTCCCGCGCCAGCCCGACGCTCGACGCGACGCTTGAAACGGACGCGGGACGGGTCCGAGTCGCCGCGACGACGCCCCCGGCGAGCGACGGACTCTCGTTCGCGTTCCGCCGGGGTGACCCAGACGCGTGGACGCTCGCACGCCTCGTCGACGTCGAGACGATCACGGCCGACGCCGCGGGGCTCGTCTCTGTCGCCGTCGAGCGGGGCGTGACCGGCCTCGTCGCGGGCGGTCGCGGTGCCGGGAAGACGACCGCGCTCGGCTCGCTCCTCTGGGAGCTTCCGCCCGCGACGCGGTCGGTCCTCATCGAGGACACGCCGGAGCTACCGGCGGCCGCGCTGGCCGACGCCGGCCGCGACGCCCAGCGGCTCCGCGTCGGCGACGGTGCCGAACCCTCACCGAGGGAGGCGGTCCGGACCGCGCTGCGACTCGGCGGCGGTTCGATAGTGGTCGGCGAGGTTCGCGGCGAGGAGGCGCGAGCGCTGTACGAGGCGATGCGCGTCGGCGCGACCGGAGAGACGGTGCTCGGAACGATCCACGGAGAGGACCCGGCCGCCGTCAAGGAGCGCGTCGTCACCGACCTCAAGGTTCCGGCGTCGTCGTTCGCCGCGACCGACCTCGTCGTGCTTCTCGACGACCACGAGGTCGACGTGATAGCCGAAGTCGTCGACCGCAACGGCGACGCCCAGTTCGAGCCGCTGTACGAGCGGACCGGGGCGGGACTCGCGGCGACCGGCCGGATCGACCGCGGCGAGAGCCGACTGGTCGGTTCGCTCGCCGGGCCGGACGAGTCGTACGCCGAGGTCAGAGCGGCGATCGCCCGGCGAGCGGAGCGCGTCGCAACGGCGGTTCGGCGGCGACGGCTGGCACCGAGTCGATACGTCGGCGTCGACGCCGCCAACCGCGGTATCGGCGCATCCAGCCGAGACACCGACGCTCCGAACGGCGGTACACCTCGATGA